Genomic window (Oikeobacillus pervagus):
TCAGAGATTTTGTTGTTCATAATACTACAGCTCATAGTCATGAGTTTTATAGAAATTTTCAAGCAAGTCTTGCTGATACCTTAATAACTAAGATAACTGATTTCAATGCAAGAACTTTTAAAACACAATACTATTTTTATAAGAATTTCAAAGAAAGAGTTCCTCTGCTAACTTTACTAAAAAAGTTTTATCTTAAACTACTAAGTTCTCCTGAAGGGAAAGACATATTGCATTGGAGAGACGGTATAGATGGTAATATGCTTCAAACAGTAAGTTTTAACAGGAATTACGAAGAGGGATTTCTCCCTATCCCTTTAAATCCATTTGACCCAGTTCCAGCATTTGATAAATGGTTAATAATGCCAAACGGTGCTGAAAATAAAACAACTAAAATAAACAGCTTTTCATATAAACCCATCAACTTCTCCTTATGTGAAGATGAAATTTTAAAAGATTGTGTAAAACATTGGTTTTGGAATTCTAAAGTTAGTTTAACCGCAAGAATTGACCAAGCGTATGTAATTATTAAATTCATAAACTTCATATATGATTTGAGGAATAAGTTCAGCATTAAAAGAATGACACAATCATTTGATGAACAAGATTCTATTAGTGTAGAAGAAATATTCTCCTACGTACAATTTGTAAAAAACAATAATAAAAATGTTCAATACATTTCAAATGTAAAAAAATTCCTTGATTACCTTAATGAAAACAATCTTTATTATGTAGAGCCAAGTGGATTTAAATATTTGGTCTCTAAACCAAGGGAAATGAGAAATTCCGCAAGAGATATTTCAAATGAAAATCTAATGAAAATCGAAGCAAAGTTAAAAGAGAATGCACATGACAATTATTTAAATACCCTTTACTATATCGTTTTCCATATTGCTATTGCCACAGAATTTAGGATTTCTCAGATTATAAATCTAAAAGTGAATTGTTTAATAAAGGGTGTTAAAAAGGATTATTACTTGGAATCGAATACGAAAGTTTCAAAAGGAAAAAAAGTAAAAATACCTATTACCCCTTATACTCGGAGATATATAGAAACTGCTATAAAATTCACTCAAGAAGTAAGAGATAAATGTCAAGATATTTCCATTAAGGAACACATTTTTATTCACGAATATTCAAATTTGTATTTTAAGGTAATAAATGTCCGAACTTTCTCTGATTACCTAAAACGAATCTGTTTAGAATTAGGCATTGAACCTTTTACAGCACAAAATTTAAGAGATACTTATATGACTAAATCATTAGAATATGCCATCAAGAATAACTTATCAGATTTGGAACTAAAGGCTTTGACTAACCATAAAAATATTAGCACAACCACTAATCACTATGTTGCTGAAAAGATTAATGATTATCTTGAAGCAACACATATGGTTGTTATAGGGAATCCAACTATAAAGGGAAATATAGTAACTGAAACAGACCATAAGCACGAAGACCTTGTAAATGACCAATGTGGATACTGTCCTTACGAATCTTGTATCAGAAGAGATGATAATTTAGATTGTTTAATGTGTTCAGGTTTCATAGCTACTGTTGATAGGATACCTTT
Coding sequences:
- a CDS encoding site-specific integrase; this encodes MTTSPPSVFAFKDKKIQKVIDLFFNKTRAKGNIKYSSFDVQIVNKVIDLIPQDIDCSSITWEFFQELFNKSIEKEMQDCTCRLISELIKNDCYSGDYIEIVETFKTVHTKNLVEALFLIFSKSLLPHNLIVFKKNTRTSCYVNDCTNLFLSFLLRDFVVHNTTAHSHEFYRNFQASLADTLITKITDFNARTFKTQYYFYKNFKERVPLLTLLKKFYLKLLSSPEGKDILHWRDGIDGNMLQTVSFNRNYEEGFLPIPLNPFDPVPAFDKWLIMPNGAENKTTKINSFSYKPINFSLCEDEILKDCVKHWFWNSKVSLTARIDQAYVIIKFINFIYDLRNKFSIKRMTQSFDEQDSISVEEIFSYVQFVKNNNKNVQYISNVKKFLDYLNENNLYYVEPSGFKYLVSKPREMRNSARDISNENLMKIEAKLKENAHDNYLNTLYYIVFHIAIATEFRISQIINLKVNCLIKGVKKDYYLESNTKVSKGKKVKIPITPYTRRYIETAIKFTQEVRDKCQDISIKEHIFIHEYSNLYFKVINVRTFSDYLKRICLELGIEPFTAQNLRDTYMTKSLEYAIKNNLSDLELKALTNHKNISTTTNHYVAEKINDYLEATHMVVIGNPTIKGNIVTETDHKHEDLVNDQCGYCPYESCIRRDDNLDCLMCSGFIATVDRIPFYEEKIRSIDSEIKSAKLPTDKERLVTIKRLYLAYLRKLLELRETTG